DNA sequence from the Nicotiana tomentosiformis chromosome 3, ASM39032v3, whole genome shotgun sequence genome:
AGAGAAACTGATATTCTTCTTTAGGTCTAATTATAATTGGATTTTAGGATAGAACCgtagagaagagaagagaagttGTAGGATAGAATGAAGGAACAGAAAAATTGAATGAGGTAACAACCAAGTACCTTTGCAAAGGTTGCTTCCAAAAAATTTATGGAAACAATCTTAAACTTCCTAGATTAAGAAAAGGAATTTTTGTCTTTTTAAAAGATAAAACAAAAGAAGTTTTTGTAGTAAAGTGTGTGCACCGCTATCTTTCTTTAGTTTTTATAAGATGTCTGGTAATCTCTTAAAACTTGTCCAGGTAGCCCAAGGCCACCTTTTGACGACTTAATTCAGAGACTCGTGGGACTAAAGATTAGTGACGATAAGCATCAGAAATCACCTGCCATCGTCTCTATAGATATTCCATCTGGATGGCACGTGGAAGAAGGAGATCTAAGTGGTGAAGGTATTAAACCTGACATGCTGGTATGTATCGTTTTTTTGCTTGTATTTAATATTTGGATCGCCTTACTGTTTTGACTTTCCTTTAATTTCGAGTCACCTAACAAGTAAAATTTCTTGAATGTAGGTTTCTCTAACTGCCCCTAAGTTGTGTGCCAAAAGGTTTTCTGGCCCGCACCACATTTTAGGTGGCAGATTTGTTCCACCATCCATTAAAAACAAATTCCATCTCCAACTACCAGCATATCCTGGCACTTCCATGTGCGTCCGAATTGGAAAGCCTCCAAAAATTGACATATCATCTATGAGAGAGAACTATATTTCTCCTGCGCTGCTTGAGGAGGAGGTCGCCGCTGACCCCTTTGATCAGGTATAAGTTGATTAAAGCAGAGTGGATGATGACCgagaacttttttttttcttgtaatCTTGATAGATAGTTGACCATATTTCAGGTGTCACTAATTCTAAGCCATGTTTCTAGAATATTGTCTGTGATTTTATGTTTAACTTCTAAATTCCCTTGTTGCTTTTGTAACTAGATCAGCCTTGTCTTTATGCAGTTCCAAAAGTGGTTTGATGATGCAATGGCTGCAGGCTTGAAGGAACCGAATGCCATGGCCTTGTCAACTACTGGCAAAGATGGCAAGCCGTGAGTCTCACATGGCTTTTCCAAAAACTTaatcattttattttatattttaacctATCTGCTGGAATAATATGTGACTCTCTTGCATTACTGAATGACCAAGAAATTGTGATGAGAGCTATTTTAAGAGAACTTTCATAAGACAGTTTGGTTCACACTCAACTGTGAAACTAGCAACAGTTTTGATATGAGAATTAGCAGGATATTTAAGGAAAATTGTTGTCTCTTTGTACAATTTTGAGAAGATTGGAAAATGATGTCTCTTTGTACAATTTTCTGCTATTCCTTCCAATGCCCTTTGCTTGCTAAGCAAAAAAAATGCTGTCCATTTGCATTGAATGGCAAGTGAATCTAATTTTCCCATTGGTTATTTCATTTGAATTAGACATGTCTACAGATAGCTTATATTCTGAATCTTTGATTAGCGTTTCAAATTGTTTATATGCATGTTGGTTCTGGTTTTAAATTCTTCGAAAAGTTGTTTGATCTCTTACTTGGACCATAAACTTATGGCATATTATGACTTTTGTTTCAACTGAAGCTCATCACGGATCGTATTGCTGAAAGGATTTGACAAGGATGGTTTTGTCTGGTTAGTTCTGCTCTCTTTTATGTTAGTACATACTAAATGTCATTCAGAAGATACTACTTTGTTTTTTAATTCTTACGTTGAATCTTCTCTGTGTAGGTACACCAATTATGAAGGTAGCAAGGGCCAACAAATAGCTGAAAATCCTCGTGCTGCACTCCTCTTTTACTGGGATGATTTGAATCGCCAGGTATATCGATATCCTGAGTTAAGCTATCTATGATAGAGGATCTGTTGTTCTTGTCCTTATCTTCATGAAGAAAGATTTAAGCAGTCTAATTAGGAAATTAGGAAGCTATCAATACCCTATTTACTATTGTTAGCATAGACTAACAATACAAGTGCTTATATCTCTTAGCATTTTGTGGGAAGATGGAAAATCTACTATATGATATTCATACTTTACTAGACCTTCTTAGTTGCCTGCCGGACTAAAAGGAAACTGCTTTTGTATTTTCTAGTGTTTATCTTAACATTTGGCATGTTTTATGAGTAAAAGTTGCCTATTAAAAAATAACTCAATCCATGTGCAAGCTACATTGGGTGTTGAATTATATGCCATGGTTGCTTCTCCTGCCGCTGATGAAATACTGTTATTGATCATAAAAAGGTTTTTTTTTCTGGACGGATCTTAAAACAACAGTGTGGTCTCTAGGTAAGAATTGAAGGGCCTGTGCAAAAAGTTTCTGATGAGGAATCTGAGCAATATTTTCACAGTCGTCCTCGAGGAAGTCAGCTTGGTGCCATAGTTAGCAAGCAGGTCCGCCAGTTAATCTAATTCTTGAAATTGTTTCTTTAACTAACTTTCTTTTATTTGCCCATATAATTTGCAAACATTTGTCTCTTGCTTTTCCTTAGAGCACAGTTATTCCTGGGAGGCAATTCCTCATTGACGAATACAAACAGTTGGAGGCAAAATACTCTGATGGGTTAGTGTCTAGCCTAACTAATCAACTGCCGTGGAGTGCAAACTGTTAAGAAGCCAAATGCTATGATGTTTCTATATCTGCATCATTCAAAACATGGTTTCGCTTCATGTTCTCATATTTCTGCTCAAATTTGTCTCATGTAATTCATTACCATTCTTTAGGAAATATGTAATGCACAGTAAATTTCCTCCCCCAATTCACAGTccctttgaaaaaaaaaacttgaGGAATAAGTTTTTTGGAAGTGCCTAGCTAGGAAATATTCATAATGAGGGAACTCCATCAAAAAAGATTCATGAAGAGGGGATGAAAATTCAGAAGTGGTGCTAAAAACTAAGAAAAACTAAAACCCATTGGGGAGAGAATAAGTTGAGTTCTCGTACCCTTTTATAGATTTAGAAGTTTCCTTATTCTGCAATAGGAAATTGTTGAAAAGTTGAATCCCAAATGTTCCGCTCTGAACTTCCCAGTTGCTATTTAAGGGTTTTCCCTTGCAATTTCATCTCAACTGCAGTTAAATCTTTTTGTTTGCAGTGGTAGGTAGAAATGCATGTGTCTACTGGGTAGTCAATTGATGCCTGCCTTAGCTTAGACGCAGCTCGAATTAGACTTCATCTGTAGGTCCAATCAAAGTTCAGCCTGCATGAGAATGCTAATTTAATATCATTAGACTGTTAAAGATTAAGGACATTTAATCTAAAATTGTAGATCAATAAATCAATATGTTAAGTGAAGTGTAATGACATTTGATCCGAAAATTGTAGAACAACAAATCGATCGTGAAGGGAGGAAAAAAGAACTAAGAGAGCAATACCAAATACGTTTTTTCCATTTTGGTATTTAGCTATACAAACAACTTGACACCAGACTGATAAAGCTCAAACTTGCCTTATGCTGACTTGTGACATAACCTTCTCAAGTTCAATTTAGACTCTGCTTCAGATATAGTGCTAAATGACCCCTATTCAATTGTTCAGTTCCTATTTTGCATATGTGctattatgcatttcagtatttcatgttttcatCTAACTTAAAACCAAAGAATTTTGTCTCTGGTAATGTAACCATTTCAGTACTTGACATAGCCTTCTCAAGTTCAATTTAGTCTCTGCTTCAAAAATAGTGCTAAATGACCTCTATTCAATTGTTCAGTTCCTATTTTGCATATGTGCTATTGTGCATTTCCGTATTTTATGGTTTTATCCAACTTAAAACCAAAGAATTTTGTCTCTTGTAATGCAACCATTTCAGTACTTGAGCATTTATCGTTTCCTACCTCATGCTATGTAAATTGCACTCCCATATCCTGTATAGACTTGAGAACCTATGTTGACTTATCTGCAGAAGTCTGATTCCGAAACCAAAGCACTGGGGAGGCTACAGGCTTAAACCTGAGATGTTTGAATTTTGGCAAGGACAGCAATCTCGCTTGCATGACAGGTATTTACTCCAGGATGTCTCTTCTGAAGACTTACATTTTATGCTAGGAATATATCCAAGTAGAAATCAAGTTTTAGCAGATTTCCTTTTAAAGTGCAAGAGAAACTTTACAGATGCAATTTTCTAGGTAGCTCGTCATATGGAAAAGGAATGTGATATAAAAAACATAACAACGGAGTGGAAACAGAGATGGAATGTCTTTTATGCCTTTAACAATCTAAAAAAGAGATATGGAACGTTTAACAATACAACAAACAATTTAGAAAAGAGTTTAACTAAAAAAGAGTGAATGATATAGAATATATTTGTGAGAATTGAAATATCCAGGGACCTTTTTGGGAACATCAGCAGTTCGGATACTGAATGCTCTGTGGTGAACAGATTTCCACGAATCACCTGATATAGGCAAATGGTTTCTCAAATTCTCAGATATGTGAATGCTGTCAAAGTTTTAAAACTACAAGTATCCAAGACTGTGTTGTTTACATATTTGAACTGCAATTTTTGCTGAGACCACCACATTAACTTCAGCATGTCTGCCTCTTTAGAAAGTTAGGTTGCTCTTCTTTCCCATATAGTTTATGGCTAAACTCGATCGGTTTCACAATTGCAGGTTGTGTTATGTCCCGGAAACAGTTGATGGAAGGAGAGTTTGGAGAATTGAGCGATTGGCTCCATGACTTATGTTCAGGGCATCCTCATTATGAGGATGCCAATTGTTGTACTCTCTTTAGGTTTTTCTTTCTCTTCTCGGCGAATATCTGATCATGTTTCTGTGTATTGCACAAGAGTCGAGACAACTTTCTAGGGTCCAAATAAAGTTGTTGAATTTCTCCGCATGGCAGAACTTAAAGAtgagatttaagttatatacattgatattgtAAAGATTTTTTATATGGCCAGTGTAGTGTAACCCATTAAAATATGCTATttaccatttttatcatattataAATTCATTCATGTATTTCTGGAAACTACACAAATATGATTTCCTCTTATCTGTTTTGTAGTTGCGTTTTAAATTGGATTTTTTGGAAGACAAAAGTAGTGCAGTCACAAATCTGGCCAATGCTGTTGATTTCACAACATTATATTCCGTGTTATATgtaacggcaaagggccaaatatacccttctactttcgaaaatggtctaagaatacccctcgttatactattgggttatatatactcctgcagtcatactttgggttcaaatatacccctcatttaaacggagggacacatgttatcgtcctgttggtcaattctaaatatcttctaattaattaaaaagacgcATTACCCATACtcgaattttattttattttttttgtaaaaacttaaaaaaactaaaaaaattatttactaaaaactgaaaaaaacgaaaatatttttttttccagtttttacaaaaaactgctttagaaaaactaaaaaatattttctaaaataatatttttgtaaaaattaaaaaataattttataaagcaattaaaaactggaaaaaactaatatattttaaactaaaaactggaaaaaaaattttgttttttcagtttttacaaaaatattgctttagaaaattactttttagttttttttttcagtttttacaaaaatattgttttagaaaatatttttcagctttttttaaagcagtttttttgtgaaaactggaaaaaaaattcgtttttttcagtttttagtaaaaaaaaattagttattttcagtttttacaaaaaaaaattgatttagaaaattgattttcagctttttgttttcagtttttacaaaaatattgttttagaaaatattttccagtttttttaaagcagtttttttgtaaaaaactggaaaaaaaaatattttcgtttctttcagtttttagtaaaaaaattttaagtttttacaaaaaaaaaaaaaaaaaaaaaatcgggtatgggtaatgagtctttttaattaattaggagatatttagaactGACCAACAGgatgatgacacgtgtccctccgtttaaatgaggggcatatttgaacccaaagtatgactgcaggggtataaatAACTCAAttgtataacgaggggtattcttagaccattttcgaaagtagaccCTATATATGGGGTATATTTGACCCTATATATAATAACCACTGTCGTGCTTGTGAAACAAAAAATCGAGTACGTCAACGAATGCAACGGTTTCTGTTGGGCCCATTTGGGCCCACTTAGGTTCGGGACCGACCCACTTAACCCgagaccgttagttcgtggtcccggtcccgagccggttccagcaagcccgcgaagcccggaaccgcataggaccggcccacttagaaccggacccggcccacttgccacccttaatgCAACCTTTGTTCCACTTGGCTTTTGAGTAGTGACTTTGAGAACAATAAACAAAAATTCTAGCATCTCGAGTATAAGAGCCTGTTTGGGCATAAAAACTTTCaacttttttttcaaaatcaatgtttggttaaaatttttaattttcacttgaaaaattcaaaaacaacccaaaattgtatttatatccaaacataactctaattttcaaatatcatttccactttttttttggaattttacaattcttatgtccaaatgcccactAATAAATCGTCGTGCAAGCGGTCAATGATGTTAAGTCATTCGTTTTTTCGTCAGGTAAGTCAGTTATTTATATAATTAAGAAAGACTAATGTAGAAATTTCAAAAGCATCTGTTCTTTCTTGAGTTACTTCTTCAATTTAATTGATTACTAAATGATTTTTGGCAAAAATTTTATTTCCAGATGAAAGTCAATATTTAAAGGGGTAAAAATCATTTACCCCTCAAGTATGGTCTACAATCTCTAGACCATCTTCCAAAATAAGATTTAGTGTTTTATGAATTAAATAGAAGATATTAAGGTTCAAAATGCAGAAATATGAAAAAAAAACACAAGGCGAATAATCTTATGGCTGGTATTTCATGATAAATAAAAAAAAGGTAGCCCCGGTGTATATATTTGACACTCCAGATGTCGAGAAGGAACCGAACAGCTTTTGACACTCCACGACTTGGTTTTAGTGTGGATCAGCTCATGGTTTGTCTTCTTAACTTTGGTCTTATAATTTCTACTTATCCCCTGAAATTGGGTTTACTTGTTTTGAGTTTAGGAATTGGCGGGCTCGAGTGTTGCCTCTACAATTGGAGAGGTAAGTGGCTATGTTAGCATACTAGTACAATATTGTTTTACGGGGGCCAGTTCCACTTGTATCTAGTTTTTTATACTGCGCAGAGTCCATCTGAACTCTCCATCTACTTTCGACTCTGCCACCA
Encoded proteins:
- the LOC104101730 gene encoding pyridoxine/pyridoxamine 5'-phosphate oxidase 1, chloroplastic isoform X1 — protein: MPQNSVVNYHNNSELYKMLPLLRKAKRMSCLLTPILLPSSAPISVHNFNATRSLTTSHHLLLSRFLGLRPKIGFSGKSRGSLRGMATKMDSVQQNPESISYLNQQEAAEIDEILMGHLGFSVDQLMELAGLSVATAIAEVYRPSEFSRVLTICGPGNNGGDGLVAARHLYHFGYKPFICYPKRTAKPLYNGLVTQLELLSVPFLSLEDLPKDLSNSFDILVDAMFGFSFHGSPRPPFDDLIQRLVGLKISDDKHQKSPAIVSIDIPSGWHVEEGDLSGEGIKPDMLVSLTAPKLCAKRFSGPHHILGGRFVPPSIKNKFHLQLPAYPGTSMCVRIGKPPKIDISSMRENYISPALLEEEVAADPFDQFQKWFDDAMAAGLKEPNAMALSTTGKDGKPSSRIVLLKGFDKDGFVWYTNYEGSKGQQIAENPRAALLFYWDDLNRQVRIEGPVQKVSDEESEQYFHSRPRGSQLGAIVSKQSTVIPGRQFLIDEYKQLEAKYSDGSLIPKPKHWGGYRLKPEMFEFWQGQQSRLHDRLCYVPETVDGRRVWRIERLAP
- the LOC104101730 gene encoding pyridoxine/pyridoxamine 5'-phosphate oxidase 1, chloroplastic isoform X2, coding for MATKMDSVQQNPESISYLNQQEAAEIDEILMGHLGFSVDQLMELAGLSVATAIAEVYRPSEFSRVLTICGPGNNGGDGLVAARHLYHFGYKPFICYPKRTAKPLYNGLVTQLELLSVPFLSLEDLPKDLSNSFDILVDAMFGFSFHGSPRPPFDDLIQRLVGLKISDDKHQKSPAIVSIDIPSGWHVEEGDLSGEGIKPDMLVSLTAPKLCAKRFSGPHHILGGRFVPPSIKNKFHLQLPAYPGTSMCVRIGKPPKIDISSMRENYISPALLEEEVAADPFDQFQKWFDDAMAAGLKEPNAMALSTTGKDGKPSSRIVLLKGFDKDGFVWYTNYEGSKGQQIAENPRAALLFYWDDLNRQVRIEGPVQKVSDEESEQYFHSRPRGSQLGAIVSKQSTVIPGRQFLIDEYKQLEAKYSDGSLIPKPKHWGGYRLKPEMFEFWQGQQSRLHDRLCYVPETVDGRRVWRIERLAP